One Vicinamibacterales bacterium genomic window, TCACGTCGAGATTCAAACGATGGCTCGGCTTCAAGTCCAGCGTGACGCCGGCCGATGTCTGCTGGCCATCCCAGAACTCACCCCAGATCACTCTGCCGCCGCCGCTGGCCCTCCGGCTGCGGTCGAGGCTGAAGTTCACCTCCTGCTGCATGTAGTCGTAATCGCCGGCCGGTATCGACACGTCGGCGCGGATGTCGAATGGCTCGATCAGCCGATCCCAGTTATGCGTGGCCTTGTAGGTGATGCTCGACGAGTTGTGAAACTGGGCGCCGCCGCTGATGTCCTGCTGTCGCGTTTCAACGCCGCCGCGCCACTTCGCGTAATAGTCGGCGCCGGCCGTGACGTTGAAGTTACGGATGTACTTGTGGTGAATCCGGGGCAGCACCGTGACGTTGGCGGCGTAGTGGTCGTTGTCGCGCCTGCGGACGAAGCCGACCTCGGGGTTGAAGTGAGCCTGCACCTGTTCGTATTGCCCGGACACCGTGAAATCGTTGTCGCGCCAGCTGACGCCGACGGCCTTGGCCGCGTCGCCGTCGGCGACGCCAGGTGTCTGGCTGTGCAGCCAGTACGACGTCACGTCCAGCTTCTGAAGAAACTGCAAGTTGGCGTCGACCCCGACGACGCGGTTGTAATCGCCGGGGCGGGTGGAGTTGCGATTGGTCACAATGGTGCCAATCCACGAGTTCGTGAAGAGGGTCTTCTTGAGCCGGCCGACGAGGAACGTGTTCGCCGGCGTGGTGTCGGTCGCCTCCGTTCGCATGGCGACCAGGCCGATGTCGTAGGTCCGCGCCTTGCCCGACACGCGCGCCCCGCCGGTGATGGGAATGGGCGTTCCGCTCGCGCTCAGGCCGATCTGCCGGCTGAAGAACGGTAGCAGGTTGTTGCCACTCCCGCCGGCGCCGCCGCCGCGCACGCCGAAGTTGAACAGGTCGCGGTTTTCAAGAAAGAACTCCCGCTTCTCTGGAAAGAACACGCTGAAGCGGGTCAGGTTCACCTGCTGCTGATCGGCTTCCACCTGCGAAAAATCCGTGCGGTAGCTGAGGTCGAGCTTGACCGATGGCGTCAGCGCGTACTTGAGGTCGAGGCCGGCGTCGAAGTCGAACGCCGAGGTGACGGTGCCTTGCGAGAACGACTCGCGCGGGCCGGCTCGCACGTACGGCTTGACCGTCAGGTTGCGTCCTTGATCGAGGCCGTCGAATCCGCGTAGCGTGCCCGCCAGCGAGGCCTTGAAGACGCGATACCGTCGTGGCAGCGGCGACCAGTGGCTGTCTTCGTTCGCACGGCGGAGGCGCCGGGTCATGTTCATGCCCCACTCGGGCGAGGCCGGACTCTTGAAGCGGAGCGTCTTGAGCGGGATCACCATTTCCGCGAACCATCCCTCGCTGGTGATTCGCGCCTTCGCCTCCCAGACGCCATCCCAGTCCTGGTTGTTCTGGTCGCCGTCGTTGAAGATTTCGGAATCGCGTCGCGCGCCGGCGGGGTTGATCGCGAAGAGCAATCCCGACCGGCGATCGCCCAGGGTGTCGAGAAACAGCGTGAAGCCGTCGCCCTCCTGGCCGGCAAAGTCCTCCTTCAGTTCGTTGACAATGATGCCTTCGGGGTGCGAGTCGTAGCACCAGACGCCGACGTAGAGGTTGCGCGAGTCGTACACGAACCTCGCTTCGGTGACCTCGCTGGCCGGCTGGCCGGGCCGAGGCTCCCATTGGATGAAATCGGTGGCCGGCCTGGCGCGCTTCCATGCCGGTTCGTCAAGCACTGCGTCGACTCGCATCGGCTCGTCGATACGAACGGCGTCAACGACGCGTTCCAGGTGCGCGGTGGCGTAGTCGATGGGATGGGCCGCCTGGCCCGCCGCCAGGCTCTGGGCAGGCGCGGGTCGTGCCACGAGGCAGCAGAACAGCAGACAGATGACCGCGCGCATGCAAGGGATCGCAGAGGGTCGAAGATGCCTTAGTGAATCATACCGGCGTCGCCGGCGGAATGCTTGAGCAGCGCCTTCATTTCCAGCAGCTCGATCATCGAATGGCAGCGCGCCAGCGGGCCGTGGCGCTCGAGCAGCGCCTGCCTCTCCAGCGGATCGAACTCCAGGTATTGCGCCAGCGCGTTGATCAGGTCTTCGTCCGGCATGTTCTGCGGCAGCCGGCTCTCCATCGTCCCCTCGAAGAGCGGGGCCAGCAGCGACTCAAGCTGGCGCCGGGCCCCCTTCAATTCATCCTTGTCGCCGGCTGACAAGGTCTCGTCGATGGGCGTGATGATGGCCCGGCGATAGAGCTGGCCGATGGCCGGATCCTCCTCGCCCAGCATCGTGAACTTATCGAGGCCGCGCAGCACCAGGTTGAACCGCCCCTCGTCCAGCCGCTCGGCGTGGGTGATGAGGCCGGTGCAGCCGACGCCGTAGACCGGCGGCCGCCCTTCGTAGTTGGTGTCGTGCCCCGGACGCAGCAACACCATGCCGATCAGGCGATCGCCGGCGAGCGCATCCGCCACCATCTGCCGGTACCGCGGCTCGAAGATGTGCAGCGGCAGGAAGACATTCGGGAACAGGATCACGGTCGGGAGGGGAAAGATCGGGAGTGACGACGGAAACATGATCAGTGAATCGTCTTGGTCTTCTTGTCCATGTAGTCCATCAGCACGTACTCCCCAAGCGTGTAGGGCGTCGTGAAGTAGGCCTTGCCGCGGCACATCGCGGCGACCCGGCGGACAAAGGCAACCAGGTCGTAGTCGCGGGCCAGCATGAAGGTGTTGATCATGATCCCCGCCTTCGCGCACGCCGACACTTCGGCCAGGGTCTCGCCGATCACGAACGGATCGAGGCCGAACGGGTTCTTGTAGATGCTGCCGTCCGGCTGGGTCAGCGCCGACGGCTTGCCGTCGGTGATCATGATGATCTGCCGCATGTCTTTGCGCTGGCGCTCGAGGATGCGGCGGGCCACGCGCAGGCCTTCGCGCGTGTTGGTGTAGTACGGCCCGACGCGCACGCGCCCGAGTTCCCGCAGCGGGATCTCTTCGGCGCTGTCATGGAACAGCACGGCATGAAGCGTGTCACCGGGATATTGCGTTCGAATGAGGTGCGACAGCGCCAGGGCCACGCGCTTGGCCGGGGTAAAGCGATCCTCGCCGTAGAGGATCATGCTGTGGCTGCAGTCGAGCATCAGCACGGTGGCGCAGGAGCTTTGATATTCGCCTTGCGCGACCATCAGGTCCGAATAGTCGATGTCGATGCCTGACGTATGAACGGCCGGGGCCTCGCCCTCGCCGGCGGCGGCCGCCGCTGCAGTCCGCTCCTCCGCCGCGCGCTGCACGACGTTGAGAATCGTCGCCGTGGCGTCGATGTTCATGACATCGCCAAACTCATACGGCTTCGGCGCGCCGCTGGTTTCGATGCCGGTGGACAGGTCGCGCGTGTCGTGACGGCCGGTGCTGCTGTGGCCGGATGAACCGAGCAGGTCGCGCAGAGCGCGATAGCCCAGGAAGTCGAGCGCCTTGTCGGTGACCTCGAACTTCACCTCGCCGGGTTCGCCCTCGCCGGGACCGCCGCCCTGGGCGCGCCGGGCCTTCTCGGGATCCAGGTCAGGCGGGGCGGTGATGTAGCCCGACTCCTTCATGCGCTCGATGATCTGCTGGATCAGATCCTCCAGCTGCTTGCCCTGAGCGAGGCGGTCGCTTTCGGCCGCCGAGTCGAAGGGGTCGCCGAACATCTTCTCGAGCGTGTCTTCGGGCAGCACCCCGCCGTTGAACAGCGCTTCGAGAATGGCGTCGTGCAGCGCCTGCATGGTGCGGTCGCTGTCGTCGCCGGTGTCGCGCGGGTTCCCGAACCCGCTCGACATCAGCAGGTCCGACAACTTCGACATGAGCTCGTCCATGTCGAGGTCGTCGAGCAGGTTGGGGACGTACTTCGTGTATTTGTATTTCATGTTGCCGGGGGCCCTGATCCCTGATCCCCGACTAGTTGTAGTACCGCTTCTTCTTCTTGCCGGTCGGGCTGTCGTCGTCATCATCCGGCGTCAGCACCGGCGCGCGGCTGTGCTGCGGTTGAGGGCGCCGGACCGGTTCGGTGGCGTGGTAGCCGCGCTCGTCGCTGCGGCTGATCTTCTTCTGCGAGTACAGCCCTTCGAGCGCGAAGTCGATCCCGGCGGCGAGCACCGGCACTGGCGCGTCCGGGGCAATGCCGGCCAGGTGCGCCAGTTCGAGCAAGCCCTGCACGCGCCTGGCCTGCGCCAGCAGCTCCGCGGACGAGGTGGTGTCCGACAGGCTGAGCGCGCCGCCGAGGTCGAACCATTCGATCACCGGCTTCAAGTCTGAGTCGCGGACGTAGCCGTCGAACACGTTCGAGACGGCCGCGCGCACCAGGTCGCGCGCCACCTGGTCGGCGCCCTTCAGCTCGCCTTCGTATTCCAGCTCGAACTTGCCGGTCATCGACGGCAGCGCCGCGTAGATATCGGTGACCCGCGCCACCGTCGGCGTCTCGCCGGTCGCCAGGGCGCGGCGCTCGGCGTTCGACACCGTGGTCTCGAGCACGCTGATCGGCAGGCGCTGGCTGACGCCGGAACGCTTGTCCACTTTCCGCTCGCCGCGGGCCTGGAAGGCGATTTCCTCGACCACTTCGCGGACGAAGCGGGGGACCTCGATGTCGCCGCCGCGCGCGACCCACGCCTCCTGCGACGTGATCTCGATCGCGTCGACGCGGCTCTGCATGTAGTGGGTGCGGATCTCGGCGCCGATGCGGTCCTTGAGCGGCGTGATGATCTTGCCGCGCGCCGTGTAGTCTTCGGGGTTGGCGGTGAAGGCGATCAGCACGTCGAGCGGCAGGCGCACCGGATAGCCCTTAATCTGGACGTCGCCTTCCTGCAGGATGTTGAACAGGCCGACCTGGATCTTGCCGGCGAGGTCGGGCAGTTCGTTGATGGCGAAAATGCCGCGGTTGGCGCGCGGCAGCAGGCCGAAGTGCATCGACAGCTCGCTGCCCAGTTGCAGGCCGCCCTTGGCGGCCTTGATCGGATCGATGTCGCCGATCATGTCGGCGATGGTCACGTCCGGGGTCGCCAGTTTCTCCACATAGCGCGCCTCGCGCGGCAACCAGCGGATGGGCAGGTCGTCGCCTTCCGCCTTGACGCGCGCCAGGCCGTACGCCGACAGCGGCGCCATCGGGTCGTCGTTGATCTCGCTGCCCGGAATGACCGGCAGCCACTCGTCCAGCAGCGTGGTGAGGGCGCGCAGGATGCGCGTTTTCGCCTGGCCGCGCAGGCCGAGCAGGATGAAGTGGTGCTTGGCCAGCACGGCGTTGACCAGTTGCGGCACGACCGTGTCGTCGTAGCCGATGATCCCGGGGAACAGCGTCTCCTTGCGGCGCAAGCGTTCCGCGAGGTTCTCGCGGACTTCGTCGCGGACCGGACGCCGGCGAACGTCTCCGCGCGCGATGGCCGCTTTCAGATGTCCGAGGGTCTCGAGACGGGGCGAAGACGACATATCCGGCTATTATGACTCGCCGCGCCTTCCCGAAGGTTCAGCCGGCGCCACCGCGCGCCGTGGCGAATACGGCCGGAGCGGCGGCAATTCGTACGAGACGCCTTTTCGCAGCACATCCAACGTCTGCAACGCCGTCAGCGGATAGATGGTCCGGAGGCCGTTGGGCATGGGCCGGTCGAACGGCTGGCCGAGCCGGAACCACCCGTCAGGGGTGATCACGAACGTGCCTGCGGTCCAGCCGGCCTTGCGGCGCGACGCCACCACCACGAAATCCACGTCCGGGAGGTCCGCCCACGGCCCGGGATACCGGCGATCGGGCTCGTCGGTGCCTTCGGCGGCCGTTCGCGTGCGATGCGAGGACCGCGCCGCGGCGGCATGGCGGGTGCGGTGGATGAGCGTGTCGATGCCGGTGAGGATGGGGTCGCCGAACGGCTCGTCGGTCCACCACGACACGGCGCGGATGAGTCCGCTGGCCATGAGATAACCGCACAACAGGCCGGCCGGCGTGAAGAACGCGAAGGTGAAGCCGGTGAGGAGCATCAGCGGCGGCGGCATGAACTCAATCCCCGCGGTGTTCGCGACCTGGTGGCTGTAGGCGACGAAGCCCTCGAGGCCGAACCCGAGCCCGGCCAGCAGCGTGAGCAGGCCCGAGACCGGCACCATGGCCTGCACGGGCAGATCGATCGCGTCCCAGTGCCGCCGCGGCAGCAGCGACGGGACAATGGCGAGGACCGCATCGACGAAGGGCCGCACGGGTGGAGTATAAGGGCGACCCATGCGAACATGACGTCGTGCCCGTGCCGGTCTTCGAGTCGCCACGCCCTCTGGTGTTCGCCCATCGCGGCGGCGCCAGGCTTGCGCCGGAGAATACGCTGGCCGCGCTCGACCACGGCCTGGCCCTGGGCG contains:
- a CDS encoding LON peptidase substrate-binding domain-containing protein produces the protein MFPSSLPIFPLPTVILFPNVFLPLHIFEPRYRQMVADALAGDRLIGMVLLRPGHDTNYEGRPPVYGVGCTGLITHAERLDEGRFNLVLRGLDKFTMLGEEDPAIGQLYRRAIITPIDETLSAGDKDELKGARRQLESLLAPLFEGTMESRLPQNMPDEDLINALAQYLEFDPLERQALLERHGPLARCHSMIELLEMKALLKHSAGDAGMIH
- a CDS encoding DUF5916 domain-containing protein, translating into MRAVICLLFCCLVARPAPAQSLAAGQAAHPIDYATAHLERVVDAVRIDEPMRVDAVLDEPAWKRARPATDFIQWEPRPGQPASEVTEARFVYDSRNLYVGVWCYDSHPEGIIVNELKEDFAGQEGDGFTLFLDTLGDRRSGLLFAINPAGARRDSEIFNDGDQNNQDWDGVWEAKARITSEGWFAEMVIPLKTLRFKSPASPEWGMNMTRRLRRANEDSHWSPLPRRYRVFKASLAGTLRGFDGLDQGRNLTVKPYVRAGPRESFSQGTVTSAFDFDAGLDLKYALTPSVKLDLSYRTDFSQVEADQQQVNLTRFSVFFPEKREFFLENRDLFNFGVRGGGAGGSGNNLLPFFSRQIGLSASGTPIPITGGARVSGKARTYDIGLVAMRTEATDTTPANTFLVGRLKKTLFTNSWIGTIVTNRNSTRPGDYNRVVGVDANLQFLQKLDVTSYWLHSQTPGVADGDAAKAVGVSWRDNDFTVSGQYEQVQAHFNPEVGFVRRRDNDHYAANVTVLPRIHHKYIRNFNVTAGADYYAKWRGGVETRQQDISGGAQFHNSSSITYKATHNWDRLIEPFDIRADVSIPAGDYDYMQQEVNFSLDRSRRASGGGRVIWGEFWDGQQTSAGVTLDLKPSHRLNLDVNYTVNKVTLPQGHFTTHLVVTRGLYAFSTHLFLNSFLQYNADTHQFSSNVRFNFLYRPLSDLYVVFNDRRDTTSGRLLERALTVKLTNLISF
- a CDS encoding VWA domain-containing protein translates to MKYKYTKYVPNLLDDLDMDELMSKLSDLLMSSGFGNPRDTGDDSDRTMQALHDAILEALFNGGVLPEDTLEKMFGDPFDSAAESDRLAQGKQLEDLIQQIIERMKESGYITAPPDLDPEKARRAQGGGPGEGEPGEVKFEVTDKALDFLGYRALRDLLGSSGHSSTGRHDTRDLSTGIETSGAPKPYEFGDVMNIDATATILNVVQRAAEERTAAAAAAGEGEAPAVHTSGIDIDYSDLMVAQGEYQSSCATVLMLDCSHSMILYGEDRFTPAKRVALALSHLIRTQYPGDTLHAVLFHDSAEEIPLRELGRVRVGPYYTNTREGLRVARRILERQRKDMRQIIMITDGKPSALTQPDGSIYKNPFGLDPFVIGETLAEVSACAKAGIMINTFMLARDYDLVAFVRRVAAMCRGKAYFTTPYTLGEYVLMDYMDKKTKTIH